The following proteins are encoded in a genomic region of Streptomyces collinus Tu 365:
- a CDS encoding DUF6286 domain-containing protein, with amino-acid sequence MSETGPPGAGTAGPPVLDAAGPPDGSPAPPPRSSGRFWSARRVPAGIVAVLLLAGSALLLYDVVAVRADRPAMRWRRALARQLAERPLDDVWVLTGAGVAAALGLWLFVLAVTPGLRGLLPMRRPHPDVRAGLRREAAAQVLRDRAMEVSGVRSVRVRLRRRRAAVRALSHFRDLDEVRADLDTVLGAAVGGLGLSRVPALSVRVRRAGRKG; translated from the coding sequence ATGAGCGAGACCGGACCTCCCGGGGCCGGCACGGCCGGACCGCCCGTCCTCGACGCGGCCGGTCCTCCCGACGGCTCCCCGGCCCCGCCGCCGAGGAGCAGCGGCCGCTTCTGGTCGGCGCGCCGCGTCCCGGCCGGCATCGTGGCCGTACTCCTGCTGGCCGGCTCGGCGCTCCTCCTGTACGACGTGGTCGCCGTCCGGGCCGACCGGCCCGCGATGCGGTGGCGCCGGGCACTGGCCCGGCAGCTCGCCGAACGGCCCCTGGACGACGTCTGGGTGCTGACCGGGGCGGGCGTGGCCGCCGCCCTCGGCCTGTGGCTGTTCGTGCTCGCCGTCACGCCCGGGCTGCGGGGCCTGCTGCCGATGCGGCGCCCGCACCCCGACGTACGCGCCGGACTGCGGCGGGAGGCGGCCGCGCAGGTGCTGCGCGACCGGGCCATGGAGGTCTCCGGTGTGCGGTCGGTACGGGTGCGGCTGCGCCGCCGGCGGGCCGCCGTGCGCGCGCTGTCGCACTTCCGCGACCTCGACGAGGTGCGCGCCGACCTGGACACCGTGCTCGGCGCCGCGGTCGGCGGGCTCGGGCTGAGCCGGGTCCCCGCGCTGTCGGTGCGGGTCCGCCGGGCCGGACGGAAGGGGTGA
- a CDS encoding Asp23/Gls24 family envelope stress response protein: MTDMTTTPDGDNEPQVSTRKPTRRGGGDPATRGRTTIADGVVEKIAGLAARDVVGVHAMGSGLARTFGAVRDRVPGGSTRSVTRGVKAEVGEVQTAIDLEIVVDYGVSIGEVARAVRENVVAAVERMTGLEVVEVNIAVSDVKLPEEEEEEELQPPRIQ; the protein is encoded by the coding sequence ATGACCGATATGACGACGACCCCAGACGGTGACAACGAGCCCCAGGTGTCCACCCGCAAGCCCACCCGACGGGGCGGCGGCGACCCGGCGACCCGGGGAAGGACGACCATCGCCGACGGCGTGGTCGAGAAGATCGCCGGTCTCGCGGCACGGGACGTGGTCGGCGTCCACGCCATGGGCAGCGGGCTGGCCCGCACCTTCGGCGCCGTGCGCGACCGGGTGCCGGGCGGCTCGACGAGGTCCGTGACCCGGGGCGTGAAGGCCGAGGTCGGCGAGGTGCAGACGGCGATCGACCTGGAGATCGTCGTGGACTACGGCGTGTCGATCGGCGAGGTGGCTCGCGCGGTGCGGGAGAACGTGGTCGCCGCCGTGGAGCGCATGACCGGACTCGAGGTGGTCGAGGTCAACATCGCGGTGAGCGACGTCAAGCTTCCCGAGGAGGAGGAAGAGGAGGAGCTCCAGCCGCCCCGCATCCAGTGA